Proteins co-encoded in one Kribbella solani genomic window:
- the serB gene encoding phosphoserine phosphatase SerB: MTDPGEVENAAERPTLLVTLTGTDRPGLTSAVLSTLATRGLEVIDAEQVVLRGRLVLGVLLSAPRDHKNLKEELKALADVLDVDISVKKGVGDNEPRRQGRSQVTVIGHPLTAAGLAAVAGRIADTGANIDRISRMARYPVTAMEIAVSGAEPETLRSVLAQEGVRQHLDIAVQDGGLYRRAKRLIVMDVDSTLIQGEVIEMLAAHAGRLEEVAAVTEKAMRGELDFADSLRHRVAALEGLPATALDEVYAAIELAPGARTLVRTLKRLGYQFAIVSGGFSQITDKLAAELGIDYAKANELEIVDGKLTGRVVGEIVDRPGKATALRGFAVRSGTPLTQTVAIGDGANDLDMLAAAGLGVAFNAKPVVRAAADTHLSVPYLDTILYLLGITREEVETADADTPA; encoded by the coding sequence ATGACTGATCCCGGTGAGGTTGAGAACGCGGCCGAACGGCCGACGCTGCTGGTGACGTTGACGGGTACCGACCGGCCGGGGCTGACGTCCGCGGTGCTGTCGACGCTCGCGACCCGTGGGCTCGAGGTGATCGACGCCGAGCAGGTCGTGCTGCGTGGCCGGCTGGTGCTCGGCGTGCTGCTGTCGGCACCCCGCGACCACAAGAACCTGAAGGAAGAGCTGAAGGCGCTCGCCGACGTGCTCGACGTCGACATCTCGGTGAAGAAGGGTGTCGGCGACAACGAACCCCGCCGGCAGGGCCGCAGCCAGGTGACCGTGATCGGGCATCCGCTGACCGCCGCCGGGCTGGCCGCGGTGGCCGGCCGGATCGCCGACACCGGCGCGAACATCGACCGGATCAGCCGAATGGCCCGGTACCCGGTGACCGCGATGGAGATCGCCGTGTCCGGCGCCGAGCCGGAAACACTTCGCAGCGTGCTCGCGCAGGAGGGCGTACGCCAGCACCTGGACATCGCCGTCCAGGACGGCGGCCTGTACCGGCGGGCGAAGCGGCTGATCGTGATGGATGTCGACTCCACGCTGATCCAGGGCGAGGTGATCGAGATGCTCGCCGCCCACGCGGGACGGCTGGAAGAGGTCGCCGCCGTCACCGAGAAGGCGATGCGTGGCGAGCTCGACTTCGCCGACTCGCTGCGGCACCGGGTCGCCGCACTCGAAGGCCTGCCGGCGACCGCGCTCGACGAGGTGTACGCCGCGATCGAGCTGGCGCCCGGCGCGCGGACCTTGGTGCGTACGTTGAAGCGGCTCGGCTACCAGTTCGCGATCGTCAGTGGCGGATTCAGCCAGATCACCGACAAGCTGGCCGCCGAGCTCGGCATCGACTACGCGAAGGCGAACGAGCTGGAGATCGTCGACGGCAAACTCACCGGCCGCGTGGTCGGCGAGATCGTCGACCGTCCCGGCAAGGCGACCGCGCTGCGCGGCTTCGCGGTCCGGTCCGGTACGCCGCTGACGCAGACGGTCGCGATCGGCGACGGCGCGAACGACCTGGACATGCTCGCCGCGGCCGGTCTCGGCGTCGCGTTCAACGCCAAACCGGTGGTCCGCGCGGCCGCCGACACCCACCTCAGCGTCCCGTATCTGGACACCATCCTCTACCTCCTCGGCATCACCCGCGAGGAAGTCGAAACCGCCGACGCGGACACGCCGGCCTGA
- the serB gene encoding phosphoserine phosphatase SerB, whose translation MTETAAAEQQSDRRRRAVTVTGPNRPMVLSTVVKTFADEGLAPTGINHMVVGDQLIFSLEVNESTAGATPGGGTAGGGAAAGGTVQGALDRLALGPEFTVSVSDAGVSGQRPVDRHRVTVFGDQLSSAGVAAITGRLAGAGGQLDRIQSLAANNAAYQLDVSGVDPATIRRIVRGLPEMDGIDVAVQPGAPSGRHLIVLDVDQTFIQNEVIELLAAEAGPEVEARVKEVTARAMRGELDFAESLHERVALLEGLDEGVFDRVYDKIKLTPGVAMMVMTAQANGDEIGLISGGFTQITDRLADEYGINRAYTAANTLEVVDGKLTGRVTGEVIDRAAKARKLQEFADRANIPMDRTIAIGDGANDLDMIQAAGVGIAFHAKPIVNAAAPATITPKDMRGVLYVRGVPQDRHARPNPTHPTTAPAAASTTSRPPHRPADRTAHQR comes from the coding sequence GTGACCGAAACCGCCGCTGCCGAGCAGCAGTCCGATCGACGACGGAGGGCGGTCACCGTGACCGGCCCGAACCGGCCGATGGTGCTGTCAACCGTCGTGAAAACCTTTGCCGACGAGGGCCTCGCGCCCACCGGGATCAACCACATGGTCGTCGGGGACCAGCTGATCTTCAGCCTCGAGGTCAACGAATCAACCGCCGGCGCCACGCCCGGCGGGGGTACGGCCGGCGGGGGTGCTGCCGCCGGCGGCACGGTGCAGGGCGCTTTGGACCGGCTTGCGCTCGGGCCGGAATTCACCGTCAGCGTGTCGGATGCCGGCGTGTCCGGCCAGCGACCAGTGGATCGCCATCGGGTGACGGTGTTCGGCGACCAGCTGAGCTCCGCGGGCGTGGCCGCGATCACCGGACGGCTGGCCGGTGCCGGTGGGCAGTTGGACCGGATTCAATCGCTCGCCGCGAACAACGCCGCGTACCAGCTCGACGTGTCCGGCGTCGACCCGGCCACGATCCGGCGGATCGTCCGCGGATTGCCCGAGATGGACGGGATCGACGTGGCGGTCCAGCCCGGCGCGCCGTCCGGACGGCACCTGATCGTGCTCGACGTGGACCAGACGTTCATCCAGAACGAGGTGATCGAGCTGCTCGCCGCGGAGGCCGGACCGGAGGTCGAGGCACGGGTCAAGGAGGTGACCGCGCGGGCGATGCGCGGCGAACTCGACTTCGCGGAATCGCTGCACGAACGGGTCGCCCTGCTCGAAGGGCTGGACGAGGGCGTGTTCGACCGGGTGTACGACAAGATCAAGCTGACGCCCGGCGTGGCGATGATGGTGATGACCGCGCAGGCGAACGGTGACGAGATCGGGCTGATCAGCGGTGGCTTCACCCAGATCACCGACCGGCTCGCGGACGAGTACGGCATCAACCGCGCGTACACCGCGGCGAACACGCTGGAGGTCGTCGACGGGAAGCTGACCGGGCGGGTCACCGGCGAGGTGATCGACCGGGCCGCGAAGGCGCGGAAGCTGCAGGAGTTCGCCGACCGGGCGAACATCCCGATGGACCGGACGATCGCGATCGGCGACGGCGCGAACGACCTGGACATGATCCAGGCGGCCGGCGTCGGGATCGCCTTCCACGCCAAGCCGATCGTCAACGCGGCCGCTCCGGCCACGATCACACCGAAGGACATGCGCGGGGTGCTGTACGTCCGCGGCGTACCGCAGGACCGTCACGCACGACCCAACCCCACCCACCCCACCACCGCCCCGGCCGCCGCATCCACCACCTCCCGCCCACCCCACCGCCCCGCCGACCGCACCGCCCACCAACGCTGA
- a CDS encoding ABC transporter ATP-binding protein codes for MTAVVELAGVSVVRGDARLLDGIDWTIDEADRWVVIGPNGAGKTTLLQILAAQMHPTAGVVGLLGDVLGTVDVFELRPRIGLTSAALADRLPKSERVSDVVVSASYAVLGRWIEEYDELDHERATALLSELGIAHLADRTFGTLSEGERKRVQIARALMTDPELMLMDEPAAGLDLTGREQLVRSLSSIATAAGAPAMVLVTHHVEEIPPGFTHALLLKQGRLVSAGPIDQALTAETLSETFDLALTLHHQDSRYTARAF; via the coding sequence ATGACTGCAGTGGTGGAGCTGGCCGGGGTGTCGGTCGTACGTGGGGACGCGCGTCTGCTCGACGGGATCGACTGGACCATCGACGAGGCCGACCGCTGGGTGGTGATCGGCCCGAACGGCGCCGGCAAGACCACGCTGCTGCAGATCCTGGCCGCGCAGATGCATCCGACCGCCGGCGTCGTCGGCCTGCTCGGTGACGTACTCGGCACCGTCGACGTGTTCGAGCTGCGCCCCCGGATCGGACTCACCAGCGCCGCGCTCGCGGACCGGCTGCCGAAGAGCGAGCGCGTGTCCGATGTGGTCGTCTCCGCCTCGTACGCGGTGCTCGGCCGGTGGATCGAGGAGTACGACGAACTCGACCACGAGCGGGCGACCGCGTTGCTTTCGGAGCTGGGGATCGCGCACCTCGCGGACCGTACGTTCGGCACGCTGTCCGAGGGGGAGCGCAAGCGCGTACAGATCGCCCGCGCGCTGATGACCGACCCCGAGCTGATGCTGATGGACGAGCCCGCCGCCGGCCTCGACCTGACCGGCCGCGAGCAGCTGGTCCGCTCGCTCAGCTCGATCGCCACCGCCGCCGGCGCGCCCGCGATGGTCCTGGTCACCCATCATGTCGAGGAAATCCCACCCGGCTTCACCCACGCCCTGCTGCTCAAGCAAGGCCGCCTGGTGTCGGCCGGCCCGATCGACCAGGCCCTGACCGCCGAAACCCTCAGCGAAACCTTCGACCTGGCCCTCACCCTCCACCACCAGGACTCCCGCTACACCGCCCGAGCCTTCTGA
- a CDS encoding cyanophycinase, whose protein sequence is MSDLQGGPGALFAIGGAEDKLKKRTVLQEFVQAAGGSKARIVVVPTASALGPDVIDVYRALFAALGAESVVGVRPENREDADDPTFIAPLHDATGIFMTGGNQLKLAGVVTGTAFGRAVTAAHARGATVGGTSAGASILAEHMIAFGRSGATPRQRMSQLSGGLGLVQGAIVDQHFAQRNRYGRLLSLVAQSPGLLGIGVDEDTAAVVRGSHLEVVGRGAVTIFDGTRIKSNAHNAKRSEPILASGVVLHVLPATATFDLQNRVLLSYGPQPPAAEIAELAAAEADLRKLAKEIAAEGVSPRYYAERKRREDRRTRAIRPVAAGESRPEATEPIPAGADPDLPDRTHPGQ, encoded by the coding sequence ATGTCTGATCTGCAGGGTGGGCCTGGTGCCCTGTTCGCCATCGGTGGTGCCGAGGACAAGCTGAAGAAGCGCACGGTGCTGCAGGAGTTCGTGCAGGCGGCGGGTGGGTCCAAGGCGCGGATCGTGGTGGTGCCGACGGCGTCCGCGCTCGGGCCGGACGTGATCGACGTGTACCGGGCGCTGTTCGCCGCGCTCGGCGCCGAGAGCGTGGTCGGCGTCCGCCCGGAGAACCGGGAGGACGCCGACGACCCCACCTTCATCGCGCCGCTGCACGACGCGACCGGGATCTTCATGACCGGCGGCAATCAGCTGAAGCTCGCCGGCGTCGTCACCGGTACGGCGTTCGGCCGCGCGGTCACCGCCGCGCACGCCCGCGGCGCGACCGTCGGTGGTACGTCGGCCGGCGCGAGCATCCTGGCCGAGCACATGATCGCGTTCGGCCGGTCCGGCGCGACGCCGCGACAGCGGATGAGTCAGCTGTCCGGCGGGCTCGGCCTGGTTCAGGGCGCGATCGTTGATCAGCACTTCGCCCAGCGCAACCGGTACGGCCGGCTGCTGTCGCTGGTCGCGCAGTCCCCCGGCCTGCTCGGGATCGGCGTCGACGAAGACACCGCCGCGGTCGTACGAGGGAGCCATCTTGAGGTCGTCGGCCGGGGCGCGGTGACGATCTTCGACGGTACGCGGATCAAGTCGAACGCGCACAACGCGAAGCGCTCCGAGCCGATCCTGGCCTCCGGCGTCGTACTGCACGTGCTGCCCGCCACCGCGACCTTCGACCTGCAGAACCGGGTGCTGCTGTCGTACGGCCCGCAGCCGCCTGCCGCGGAGATCGCCGAACTGGCCGCCGCCGAAGCGGACCTGCGGAAGCTCGCGAAGGAGATCGCCGCCGAGGGGGTGTCACCCAGGTACTACGCGGAACGGAAGCGGCGCGAGGACCGCCGGACCCGAGCGATCCGTCCGGTGGCCGCTGGGGAGTCCAGACCGGAGGCGACCGAGCCGATCCCGGCCGGCGCCGACCCCGACCTCCCCGACCGCACGCACCCAGGACAGTGA
- a CDS encoding NfeD family protein, whose amino-acid sequence MMDWLRENMWAGWLIVAAALGLAELASLDFTLLMLAAGALTAAGVAAFFPGLLWLQIVVGLVTAAAMLAAIRPMIVRKIHHGQELKTGSAHVIGRSGTVVKEIHPDGGGSIRLGGELWTARPYDDVSTIAPGTRVEVMSIDGATAVVYPVAEPLDRQLESTDPPQPNPTDPPQG is encoded by the coding sequence ATGATGGACTGGCTGCGGGAGAACATGTGGGCCGGGTGGCTGATCGTCGCCGCCGCGCTTGGTCTGGCCGAGCTTGCGTCGCTCGACTTCACGCTGCTGATGCTGGCCGCCGGCGCGCTCACCGCGGCCGGGGTGGCGGCGTTCTTCCCGGGGCTGCTCTGGTTGCAGATCGTGGTCGGGCTGGTGACCGCCGCCGCGATGCTGGCCGCGATCCGGCCGATGATCGTCCGGAAGATCCATCACGGGCAGGAGCTCAAGACCGGCTCGGCGCACGTCATCGGCCGGTCCGGCACGGTCGTGAAGGAGATCCACCCGGACGGCGGTGGTTCGATCCGGCTCGGCGGTGAGCTGTGGACGGCCCGGCCGTACGACGACGTGTCGACGATCGCGCCGGGTACCCGCGTCGAGGTGATGTCGATCGACGGCGCGACCGCGGTCGTGTACCCGGTGGCCGAGCCGCTGGACCGGCAACTGGAGAGCACCGACCCGCCACAGCCGAATCCGACCGACCCGCCGCAGGGCTGA